A genomic window from Salvia miltiorrhiza cultivar Shanhuang (shh) chromosome 5, IMPLAD_Smil_shh, whole genome shotgun sequence includes:
- the LOC130986116 gene encoding heavy metal-associated isoprenylated plant protein 12-like, producing MKQKIVMHVPMHSDKAKSKAMKIAVAIPGVTSVNIGAENDRLEVTGEGVDSVCLANSLRKKFCFADIISVNDVKPPVKPVKPVSPPWKPTPFPYCPSVYYECRPVYDSPPNCSIF from the exons ATGAAG CAAAAGATTGTGATGCATGTGCCCATGCACAGTGACAAGGCTAAGTCAAAGGCCATGAAGATCGCTGTGGCTATACCAG GAGTGACGTCAGTGAACATCGGAGCAGAAAATGACCGGCTTGAGGTGACCGGAGAAGGGGTAGATTCAGTGTGTTTGGCCAACTCTCTCAGAAAAAAGTTTTGTTTTGCTGATATCATAAGTGTAAATGATGTTAAACCACCAGTTAAACCGGTCAAACCGGTTTCACCGCCTTGGAAACCAACTCCCTTCCCGTACTGCCCGTCGGTTTATTATGAATGCCGGCCGGTATACGATTCCCCTCCTAATTGCTCTATATTTTGA